The following are encoded together in the Lactuca sativa cultivar Salinas chromosome 1, Lsat_Salinas_v11, whole genome shotgun sequence genome:
- the LOC111889500 gene encoding transcription initiation factor TFIID subunit 7 isoform X1 gives MEEQFILRVPPSVAERIDRLLNESGSESIDLSFSEDGRSGAFIIGEDHFPASLLDLPCIVESYKTYDDNVLIKTADVGQMIMVRDDGDPPPEVVEHRHGLTPPMRDARRRRFRREPDLNPELVRRVEKDLLNIMNGGTAENFDTEMGEQEEIGRKKAGPTRVEKPDVSEAGTNVVEPERSESDESDDSM, from the exons ATGGAGGAACAGTTCATACTGAGAGTGCCACCTTCTGTTGCTGAACGTATAGATCGTCTTTTAAATGAGAGTGGCTCAGAGTCAATTGATTTATCATTCTCAG AAGATGGAAGGAGTGGTGCATTTATTATAGGTGAAGACCATTTTCCTGCATCTCTTTTAGACCTTCCTTGCATTGTGGAGTCTTACAAGACTTATGATGACAATGTTTTGATCAAAACTGCAGATGTTGGCCAa ATGATTATGGTGAGAGATGATGGTGATCCTCCACCAGAGGTGGTGGAGCACCGCCATGGTCTTACGCCGCCCATGAGAGATGCTCGAAGGCGGAGGTTTCGTAGGGAGCCGGATTTGAAT CCTGAACTTGTTAGACGAGTAGAGAAGGATCTGCTAAACATCATGAATGGTGGAACGGCTGAAAATTTCG ATACGGAAATGGGTGAGCAAGAGGAAATTGGTAGGAAGAAAGCGGGACCCACACGTGTAGAAAAACCTGATGTTTCGGAGGCGGGAACAAATGTTGTTGAGCCTGAGAGAAGCGAAAGTGATGAGTCTGATGATTCTATGTAG
- the LOC111889500 gene encoding transcription initiation factor TFIID subunit 7 isoform X3 — MEEQFILRVPPSVAERIDRLLNESGSESIDLSFSDGRSGAFIIGEDHFPASLLDLPCIVESYKTYDDNVLIKTADVGQMIMVRDDGDPPPEVVEHRHGLTPPMRDARRRRFRREPDLNPELVRRVEKDLLNIMNGGTAENFDTEMGEQEEIGRKKAGPTRVEKPDVSEAGTNVVEPERSESDESDDSM, encoded by the exons ATGGAGGAACAGTTCATACTGAGAGTGCCACCTTCTGTTGCTGAACGTATAGATCGTCTTTTAAATGAGAGTGGCTCAGAGTCAATTGATTTATCATTCTCAG ATGGAAGGAGTGGTGCATTTATTATAGGTGAAGACCATTTTCCTGCATCTCTTTTAGACCTTCCTTGCATTGTGGAGTCTTACAAGACTTATGATGACAATGTTTTGATCAAAACTGCAGATGTTGGCCAa ATGATTATGGTGAGAGATGATGGTGATCCTCCACCAGAGGTGGTGGAGCACCGCCATGGTCTTACGCCGCCCATGAGAGATGCTCGAAGGCGGAGGTTTCGTAGGGAGCCGGATTTGAAT CCTGAACTTGTTAGACGAGTAGAGAAGGATCTGCTAAACATCATGAATGGTGGAACGGCTGAAAATTTCG ATACGGAAATGGGTGAGCAAGAGGAAATTGGTAGGAAGAAAGCGGGACCCACACGTGTAGAAAAACCTGATGTTTCGGAGGCGGGAACAAATGTTGTTGAGCCTGAGAGAAGCGAAAGTGATGAGTCTGATGATTCTATGTAG
- the LOC111889500 gene encoding transcription initiation factor TFIID subunit 7 isoform X2 — MEEQFILRVPPSVAERIDRLLNESGSESIDLSFSEDGRSGAFIIGEDHFPASLLDLPCIVESYKTYDDNVLIKTADVGQMIMVRDDGDPPPEVVEHRHGLTPPMRDARRRRFRREPDLNPELVRRVEKDLLNIMNGGTAENFDMEMGEQEEIGRKKAGPTRVEKPDVSEAGTNVVEPERSESDESDDSM; from the exons ATGGAGGAACAGTTCATACTGAGAGTGCCACCTTCTGTTGCTGAACGTATAGATCGTCTTTTAAATGAGAGTGGCTCAGAGTCAATTGATTTATCATTCTCAG AAGATGGAAGGAGTGGTGCATTTATTATAGGTGAAGACCATTTTCCTGCATCTCTTTTAGACCTTCCTTGCATTGTGGAGTCTTACAAGACTTATGATGACAATGTTTTGATCAAAACTGCAGATGTTGGCCAa ATGATTATGGTGAGAGATGATGGTGATCCTCCACCAGAGGTGGTGGAGCACCGCCATGGTCTTACGCCGCCCATGAGAGATGCTCGAAGGCGGAGGTTTCGTAGGGAGCCGGATTTGAAT CCTGAACTTGTTAGACGAGTAGAGAAGGATCTGCTAAACATCATGAATGGTGGAACGGCTGAAAATTTCGATAT GGAAATGGGTGAGCAAGAGGAAATTGGTAGGAAGAAAGCGGGACCCACACGTGTAGAAAAACCTGATGTTTCGGAGGCGGGAACAAATGTTGTTGAGCCTGAGAGAAGCGAAAGTGATGAGTCTGATGATTCTATGTAG